A window of Pullulanibacillus sp. KACC 23026 genomic DNA:
CTACACGACTTTCATTAATACGTCTGCCCTTAAAGGAAAACGTGTCGGGTTATATGGTCCCGGTTGGCGCACAGAGTCCCTATCCCAAGAGACGCAAGACTTATACGAACAAGCCATAAGAGAATTAAAAAATCAAGGGGCAGAAGTCATTGAAGATCCCTTTGCTGGAACCGATTTTGCGGCATACATGAAGTCTAAAAATAGTTTTATCGGAATGGAGACCTTCTTCCACGACTTAGAAAAATACTTAAACCATTTAAATCCTGATCTTGATAGTCAAACTGTTTTTGAAAAGGCAGGTCAAGTACCTTGGGCAGAAGGTGGCCCTTTAAATTTAGCTCATGACATGCTTAATCCTGAAACCGCAATGGCCGACCCCAGTCTTTTACCAGATTTGACTGAATTTAATGAAGTCAAAACCGAGTTATTATATCTCGTTAACAAAGTGATGAAGAGGTATGAGTTAGACGCTTTCGTTTATCCTCAAATGCCTGAAGCGATTCCTGCCCTTAACGTTGAAGAGATCAAATCAACAACGATATCTGAGATCAATATCAGCGGGTTGCCTCTCATCACCGTTCCAGCAGGCTATTATGAAAGCGGCTCTCCCTTCGCACTCGCCTTCTGGGGGAAAATGTGGAGTGAAGCTGAACTCATAGGTATGGCGTATGCTTATGAACAAGCCACAAAACACCGAATGGCTCCAAACCTGTCAAAAATATAATCCTGTTTTGTACACTCCCTATTCCAATGGGGAGTTTTTTTATTGAAGAAAAGCGTGATGGCCCGGATTCCTCCTCATGCTTTCTAGTCGGTTGCTTCAGAACTCATGATCTAAGCTTCAAACAGCAGGCCTCCTGTACCTTCAAGAGGACTTTCCCCAACCCGAAAAAATGACCTCAGGACTCATCATCCTAAGGTCGTCACTTCGAATTAAACATTTTAAAATCCTTTCATCAAGCCTCTATTCTATTCAATCATTCCAATTTGAAAAACAGGCATTGATTAAGGGACATTTTTTACTGGAGGTTTCCGGTGATGGGTCGCTTGTTCATAGGCATAGGCGAGTTCGATTAATTTCGGTTCTTGGTACATCCGGGCACACAATTCCATGCCAACAGGTAATCCATCCTCCGTAAAACCTGCCGGAACAGCGATTGCCGGAAGTCCGGAATAGGCGCTTAAAGCACCATTATTATACGCCCATCTCTCCTGTCCAATAAGCGGTGGAGGTGACTGAAAGGTCGGATACAAAATCGCGTCAATGTCAGAGTCATCCATCGCCTGTTCCACCGATTCTCGAAACTTAAGCCGTTTTTCTAATCCGGCTTTATAATCGGGGTCCTCCATCGATTTTCCTAATGCAGATGTGAGAGCTTCCATAATCCCAGGAATACACAGGCCAGAATCCACGATTTCTTGTAACGTTGATACAGGTCGATCTTCACCAAGCTCCATTAAATAACGCTCAATAGCTGTTTGAAATTCATACTTGGGTAAATCCCCCTCTTTTGCTTCATGGAGTTGTGAGAGTTCAATGTCAAGGCAATTCGCTCCTTCACCTTCTAGTTCTTGAATCGACTGTTCGATTACACGATTGGCAGGTTCTGTTTCATTACTCTCACCAAAACAGGCTCTCAGAATTCCAATGCGAGCTCCTTTTAACCCATCCCTCTTCAGAAAAGCCGTATAGGTATCTGGCCTCTTATCTACCCCAAGTTTAGTCGACGGATCTCTTGGATCTTCAAAGCCTGCTAAGCGATCCATGACAATGGCAATGTCCGTTACTGTTTTAGCCATAGGCCCTCCGACATCTTGCGTTATGGAGATCGGAATAATTCCTGCGCGACTTGTTAATCCATATGATGAACGCAAACCAACTAAACTATTATAAGAAGAAGGATTTCGAATCGAACAACCTGTATCGCTCCCCATCCCGAAGACTGCAAAATTAGCTGCAATGGCGGCCCCAGTCCCGCCGCTTGATCCTCCTGGATGATGATTGAGCCCATAAGGATTAAAGGTTTGCCCGCCTAGAGAGCTCATACTGGAAATCCCATAAGCAAATTCATGGAGATTTGATTTCCCCAAAATCACTACACCTGCCTCGCGCAACCTCGCAGTAAGAAAGGCATCCCGAAGCGGAATCGAGCCCTCCAAAGTTTTTGAGGAAGCCGTTGTCGGCATATCGTACGTGTCATAATTATCTTTTAAAATGATAGGGATCCCATGCAAGGGGCCTCTAGACCCTTTTTCCATGCGCTCTTGGTCAAGCGCCCGCGCCGTCTCTATTGCTTCCGGGTTCACATAAACAAGCGCATTAAGTGCAGGACCCTTTTTGTCATATCTTTCAATGCGATCTAAGTAGAACTTCACTAATTCTTCCGATGACACAAGCCCTTGTTCCATTGCGATTTGTAAATCCTGAATAGAAGCTTCGAGAATCGAAAATTCCGATAATTGCAGCAAGTCTTGTTCCTTTTTCATGAGCAGTCCCCTTCCTATTTTAAAGTGCCAAGCTTTAGTTTAGATTTAAAGCTTGCGTTAATGAAGGCTATTAACCTTCCATTGGTTGCGTTTATTCAATGACAAACCGTTTGATTAGCACCACCCTTCAGTCCTTTTGTCAGTTCGTCCCTACTTATACAACCTTTTCGATCTCTTGCGGATGAAAACACGCATAATGGTGATCGCCATTTACGCTATTCATAGGAGGATGATCACTTAGACAAAGCTCAGTCGCATGGGGACATTTTGCAGAG
This region includes:
- a CDS encoding amidase family protein, with the translated sequence MKKEQDLLQLSEFSILEASIQDLQIAMEQGLVSSEELVKFYLDRIERYDKKGPALNALVYVNPEAIETARALDQERMEKGSRGPLHGIPIILKDNYDTYDMPTTASSKTLEGSIPLRDAFLTARLREAGVVILGKSNLHEFAYGISSMSSLGGQTFNPYGLNHHPGGSSGGTGAAIAANFAVFGMGSDTGCSIRNPSSYNSLVGLRSSYGLTSRAGIIPISITQDVGGPMAKTVTDIAIVMDRLAGFEDPRDPSTKLGVDKRPDTYTAFLKRDGLKGARIGILRACFGESNETEPANRVIEQSIQELEGEGANCLDIELSQLHEAKEGDLPKYEFQTAIERYLMELGEDRPVSTLQEIVDSGLCIPGIMEALTSALGKSMEDPDYKAGLEKRLKFRESVEQAMDDSDIDAILYPTFQSPPPLIGQERWAYNNGALSAYSGLPAIAVPAGFTEDGLPVGMELCARMYQEPKLIELAYAYEQATHHRKPPVKNVP